TTTTTTGAACAAATGGGGCCAAACCCTGGGCGTCAGGCGGAGATTATATCGGACGACGATGCCGGCAACAGTGCGTATCTTCAGGAAGCCAAGCATCTTGAACATGTGCAGAAGCAGATGGAAGAGTATATCAAAGAAAACAATATGAGCGATGAAATCAGCACTCTCATGACGGAAGAGGGACTGATGATTCGAATCAAGGAGCAGGCTCTTTTCCCGTCCGGATCCGCGACGCTTGTTGCAGAATCGCAGAGAATCGCTCCTGTCATAGCAGGATTATTAGCTACACTTCCTGAGCGCGTTATTGTTTCCGGTCATACGGATACTGTTCCGATTAATACGGCTGAATTTCCTTCTAACTGGGATTTGAGTTCGAAGCGCGCACTCAATTTCATGCGCTATATTGTCGCGAGTGATGACCGATTAAATCCCGCTCGTTTTAGTGCGATCGGCTATGGTGAGTATCGTCCGATTGGAGATAACAATACAGATGCAGGGCGGCAGTCAAATCGTCGTGTTGAAATTTTGATTGCTCGCAACTATCAATTTAATGCCGATATTTCGACAGGGGGAGCATCGACATCCTATCCTATTGTTGTTCCGACTGTGTCGCCTGGTGGCGGAGCAGGTGGAGGAATGGTTGATATAGGTGACTTGCCTGATGAGGGGATGACGCTCGATGCAGCAGCTGAGACTGTCGGCGTTTCTTCCGGGGAAAATACAACATCGTTATAATTGTAACAGGGTTGCTGTAAATATCGGCAACCCTGTTTGTATATTACTTGTCATGCAATTTGCTTATCGCTATAATACAAAGAGAGAAGATTCGTGGATGCGAATATATAGGGGGGAAGCTTTTTGCTGCTTGGAATTGGTACCGATATTGTGGAGATTGCACGTATTGCACGTGCTGTTGAAAAAGATGCTTTTCTTACTCGCGTGTACACGAAATCTGAACGTACGTATTGTATGGGCCGAGGAAAACAAGGGATGATTTCCTCCTTTGCGGTTCGATTTGCAGCCAAAGAAGCGGTCTCAAAAGCCTTTGGCACAGGCCTCCGATTTGGGACTCTACGGGATGTGGAGGTTATCAACGACGAGCTTGGCGCACCAAAAGTTTTCCTTCACGGTTATTTTAAGGATCTTGCAGCACTGCAAGGGGTCAAAACAGTTCATATAACGTTAAGCCATGCTATAGATTATGCTGTGGCATACTGTGTTTTAGAAGGAGAATAGAGAGATGAAAATAGCTCTTGCGAAAGAAATGCGCGAAATTGATAGAAAGGCAATAGAAGAGTATGGAGTTTCTGAAATTCTTCTCATGGAAAATGCCGGTCGACGAGTAGCGGAAGCCTTTTCTGATTATTTGGGTGGATTTTCAGGAAAAAAGATTTGTATTCTTGCGGGGAGCGGAAATAATGGCGGAGATGCTTTTGTCGCAGCGCGTCATATAGAAAATCAAGGTGCACAAGTTCGTGTGTTTTTGGTTGGAAATCCGGAACACCTCACAGAGGGTGCAAAACTTCATCGAGATATCATTACGAAAATGGGAATGCAAGTTCATACTTTAAATGCTGAACGGGACTGGGACAAATTTCAGGTCGCTATGCGATTTGCAGACGGTATTGTGGATGGAATGATTGGAACCGGCTTTACCGGAGAGCTGCGTGAGGATGTTATCCGCATCATTAAATTTGTCAATAGTCTTGCTAAGCCGGTTATTTCTATTGATATTCCCACGGGAGTTGAAGCGGATACGGGAGCAGCTTTCGGTGAGACAATTCTTGCGTCGCTTACAGTAACCTTTGGTTTGCCGAAAATCGGACATCTTATTTGTCCCGGAAAAACTGCGACGGGGAAGCTTCTTATTGATGACATTGGGATTCCGAATGCGCTTTTATCCGATGAAAATATTAAACAAACTTTTCTCAATGAAACAATGGTGGCATCGATTCTTCTTTCCAGACAACTGGATGCACATAAAGGATCATGCGGAAAGATTCTCGTCATCGCCGGAAGCAGAGGGATGACAGGAGCAGCAGCACTTTCCTCTATGGCAGCACTCAAAAGTGGTGCCGGGCTCGTGACGCTTGCCGTCCCTGAAAGTCAGTATGCACTTCTTGAGGGGCGTCTTACAGAGATTATGGTTCGGCCTATGCCGGAGACAGTAGATGGGACGTTGTCGCATGGGGCTTTAAGTGAGATTCTCTCCTTGTCTGCAGCGCATGACGCTGTGCTTATAGGTCCGGGTCTTGGTCGAGCGCAGGAAACAAAAGAGCTTGTTCGTTCCTTCTGTAAAGAGGTCAAGAAGCCTCTCATACTGGATGCGGATGCTATCTATGCATATCAAGGATATGCAGACAGTTTGAAGGAACTTGCTTTTGTCCCCGTATTGACGCCGCATCTTGGCGAAATGGCCGGTCTTTTGGACATTACGGTTGATGAGTTAAAGGGGACACTGCTTGACATGACACGTGAGGCAGCTAAGGAATATCATGCAACGTTTGTCGTTAAGAGTGAGAGTACGATGGTTGTTCACCCGGATGGCAAGATCTTTGTTACTTCAAAGGGCAATTCGGGTATGGCGACAGCCGGCTCCGGTGATGTGCTTGCAGGCGCAATTGCAGGAATGTTCAAGCAGACGGCTGCAGGATTGTCACCTCTTGCAGGTGTATATATTCATGGACTTGCCGGTGATATGGCGGCTGCGGAAAAAGGCTATGGACTGATTGCATCGGATATCTTGCATTACCTTCCGCAAGCGGGTATGACACTTGTAAAATGAATTTTTTTTGCTATAATATAGCATATAATTAATAAGACAGGAAGGAAGTATAGCGTGAAGAAGGCCAAACCAATCTATGCTATTGGTCATAGAAATCCGGATACAGACTCCATTTGTTCCGCCATCGGATATGCACATCTCAAGCAGGCAATGGGGGAAAATGTCGTTGCTGCACGAGCCGGCAAGGTCAATGAAGAGACAAAGTATGCGCTCAACTACTTTCATATGGAAAAACCTCGCCTGATTACAGATCTATATCCACGTGTCAAGGATATCATTCTTGATGTAAAAACGGTTGTAAAAGAGACCGAAAGCCTGCGTCGTCTGGGTGAAGTCATGCGAGAAAACGATTTGAAGTCTGTCCCTGTCGTTAATAAGGACGAGCAGCTCGTCGGTATCGTCACAGTGAGTGATCTGGCACGGCGTTACTTCAAAGAATTGAGTATGCAAAATCTTGCGGATACCGGTATTTCTTTCCGTGATATTGTCAAGGTTATTGATGGTGAAATTATTGTTCACGGTGATGAGGGAAGTAAGGTGCGCGGCAATGTACGAATTGCGGCCGGCAGCAAGGAAATGATTGCTGAGGTTGTGCAGGCACACGATATTGTTCTGATTGGAGATCGTAGTGCAGAGACACTGTTGGCCTGCTTAGATCGTGATATTGACGGTATGATTGTCACCGGTAATGGACGAATTTCTCCTGAGGTCATGGAAGCGGCAGAAGCAGCACAAAAGATAATTATCAGCACACCGTATGATACCTATACTTGTGCACGCTTGATTAACCAGTGTGTGCCTGTCAAACGAATCATGCAAAAATCTCTTGTCTCCTTTAAGCCCCTTGATCTGTTGAGTGATATCAAGGGGACAATGGATGAGCATAACTTTCGCAACTATCCTGTTGTGGAGAATGGCAAGCTGATCGGTCTGATCAGCAAGGATATGATGATGCTGCCGGAGCGTGAACGCGTTATCCTGGTGGATCATAATGAGCGAGGGCAGGCTGTTGAAGGCATTGAAGAAGCGAAGGTTTTAGAGATTATTGACCATCATCGTCTCGGCGGCATCCAGACAAGTGAACCGATCTTTACGCGTCAAGAGCCTGTAGGCTGCACGGCCACGATTGTTGCCAATATGCACTGGCATCGCGATGTGGATATTCCGCCATCCATTGCCGGCCTCTTGCTCTCAGCAATTCTTTCAGATACAGTTCTCTTTAAGTCACCGACGTGTACGCCGTATGATAAGAAAACGGCAGAGCGCCTGGCGGAAATTGCGGGCGTAGATATCATGGATTACGGTATGGCTATGCTTAAGGCTGGATCCGGCATTGGTGATATGTCTCCAATGGAAATTGCTAAGAATGATATGAAGGAATTTCAAATTGGCGATTATCGTATTATTGTCAGCCAGATTTCGGTTATGGATACACAAGAAGTGATGTCTATGGAGGCAGACCTCATTCATGCAATGAGCACTATCTGCAAGAAGGAAGGCTTTGATATGAGTCTGGTCATGGTGACAGATATTATTGAGGAGGGGACATATCTTCTCTATACCGGATCACCAAAGACTCTCATCGGCGAGGCCTTCCACAAGGATGCCAGCGGAACGAATATCTATTTACCGGGAGTCATGTCTCGCAAGAAGCAAATTATCCCACCGCTTTCGGAAGCGGTTAAGAGAATCAATTAAGGAAACGCTGATAAAATGAAGTCTGTCAGATTAGTACAGATTTTTTCGTCCGAACAAGGTGACAAACCGGACGCAGAGTGGTGCTCTGTGGAGGATTTGCCGCCGAAGTGCGGGCAAAAAAGATGTGCCAAGATGATCGGGCTGAATTTATCAGTGCTTCCTTAAGTGTATGTTATTGGAGGACTGTTGTGTGCTCGGAGGTTTCTATGGTACATAATAGCCCTCTCTTTATTGTAAGCAATCTGCACAAAGATTTGATGAGGTGCGAGGTATTGGATATATTTCAGGGACTAAATAAGGAACAGCAAGATGCTGTAATGCATATGAACGGTCCTCTGCTTATTATGGCAGGTGCAGGTTCCGGAAAAACGAAGGTCTTGACCTGCCGTATTGCCAATCTGTTGGCACACGGAGTACCTCCTTGGGCAATCCTGGCCATCACGTTCACGAATAAGGCAGCTGCCGAGATGCGTGAACGTGTAGATAATATGATCGGCTCGCCGGCAAAGGATGTATGGTTGAGTACATTTCACTCCTTTTGCGCCCGGTTTTTACGAAGAGAAATTGAGCGGCTGGGGATATATAAAAGCAATTTCGTTATCTATGATACGGCAGATTCTAAAACAGTCATAAAAAACTGCTTAAAGGAAGTCAACCTGGATGAAAAACAGTACCCGCCCAATAGCATACAGGCAGCTATCTCGAATGCAAAGAACCTGCTGCAAAGTCCCAAAGAAATGGCGAGGATTGCCGGCAGCTTTCATGAGAGCAAGGTAGCAGAGCTATATGCGCTTTATAATAAAAAATTGAGTGCTAATAATGCATTGGATTTTGATGATTTGCTTCTTGTTTCTGTAATGCTGTTAGAGCAAGATCAAGAGGTGCGTGAACGGTATCAGCATCGATTCCAATACATACTCGTCGATGAGTATCAGGATACGAATGGGGCGCAGTATCAACTAACTCGACTGTTGACTTCTAAACATCAAAATCTCTGTGTTGTTGGTGATGCCGATCAGTCGATCTATGGCTGGCGTGGTGCGGATAGCAGTAATATCCTGAACTTTGAAAAGGATTTCCCAAATGCGCGAACGATTAAGCTGGAGCAAAACTATCGTTCAACAAAAATGATTTTAAGCGCAGCAAACGCCTTGATTGAGAATAACCACGACCGAAAGCCGAAAAATCTGTGGACGGAAAACCCGGAAGGTGAACGACTGACCTATTACGAAGCAATGGATGAGCGTGATGAGGCTCGATTTATCACAGATACAATTGTCACAGAAAAGAATACAAAGCACAGGAAGTACGGAGATATCGCTGTTCTTTACCGTACAAACGCACAGTCTCGTGTGCTTGAAGAAGCGATGATGACAGCAGGGATTCCCTACACAATGGTTGGCGGACTGAAGTTCTATGATCGTATGGAAATCAAGGATATACTTGCCTATCTGCGTGTAATCTTCAATCCGGCGGATGCAGTCAGTCTCTTGCGCATTATCAATGTACCAAAGCGAGGCATCGGTAATACGACGATAGCCAAAATTGCTGCACACGCCGCAGAAAACGGACTCAGCCTATTTGATGTCATATCCAGTCCCGATACGCTTGCAGAAATTAAGGTATCAACACGTGCTCGAAATCAGCTGGATACATTTACCTCCTTGCTTTTTCGGTTTATCGGACAGGCCGGGACGTCATCCGTCTCTGCACTTGTGTCCGGTATTTTGGAAGAGTCCGGCTATACAGCAGATCTAGAACAGCAAGATACGCCAGAGGCGGAGACGCGCTTGGAAAACTTACAGGAATTTGTCGGTGTGGCGAAGGAGTTTGAAAAGAGCGAAGAAAACCCGACATTGGAGGATTTCCTCGGACAGGTGGCGCTTGTATCGGATATTGATACAGCGGATTTGGAGGAAGAACGAGTTACTCTGATGACGCTTCATGCAGCAAAGGGATTGGAATTTCCTGTTGTCTTTATGGCCGGTTTGGAGGAGGGGATTTTTCCTCATGCCAGAACGCTTTTAGCCCCTTCAGAAATAGAAGAAGAGCGTCGTACCTGCTATGTGGGAATCACGCGGGCAGAAGAAAAACTATATATTTCTCGTGCTCGCTATCGTATGCTCTATGGCAAGGGAAACGCCTATCCGCCGTCTCGTTTTCTCGGCGAAATACCGTCAACGTATATGGAGCAAGCACAAAGCATAGACTTTTTCGAGAATACTGCGCTAAGACAGAAACAAAGTACACATTCTCTCCATGGATTTGAAAGCCGTGCTTCCTTGCAATCCATGCCACAAATACAATATACGGTACAAACGGAAAATCAAAGTCGTCAAATCTTTTCGCCGCAGTCTGCACTTGCCGCATTACAGGAGATACAATTAAAAAAGACGGCAGCCAATAGCGGCAGCTCTATTTCTGACGGAAGGATGATTTCACTCTCAGGAGGTGCGGCAACTTTGTCTTCTGCTAAAGGTGGCGCTCCTCGCGCGGCTTTTGCCGCAATCAAACCTGATACGGCGGGAGAGGTCAACTGGAATGTTGGAGATAAGGCTCGCCATGGGAAATGGGGGATTGGTACTGTCGTTGAGGTTCGTGGCAATGGAGAGGAAGCTGAGCTTCGTATCGCGTTCCCAAATATGGGTATCAAAGCTTTGATGAAAAAATATGCACCTATTCAAAAGGTATAAATATGGATATAAAAGAGATAAAAAAAGAATTACAGGTACTTCGTCGTACAATCAAGCATCATAACACCCTTTATTATGAAAAGGATGCGCCGGAAATTGATGACTATGAGTATGACCGACTCATGCTGCGGCTCAAAGCCATCGAAGAAGAGTATCCGGAGCTCATTGTACCGACTTCGCCAACACAGCTGGTAGGAGGCAAGGCTCGTCGTGAGGCAGGAGTCCTTGTCAAGCACGATGTGCCGATGCTCTCGCTGCAGGATGTTTTTTCAAAAAAAGAGGTAATTTCTTTTGTCGAAGAAATTTTGAAGGATTTTCCCGAAACGGAATTTGTTGTTGAAGAAAAAATTGACGGACTGTCGCTTGCTTTACGATATGAAAATGGACATCTCTCCCTTGCTGTCACACGTGGAGACGGCATAACACAGGGAGAAGATGTAACGGCCAATGCTCTTGTCATTGAAGATGTCGTACAGGAATTAAAACATGCTCCGGAATACATCGAGCTTCGTGGTGAGGTTTATATGACGCGAGACGCGTTTCAAACAGTCAATGATCGTCAAGACCGTCTTGGCCTAAAGTTATTTGCAAACCCGCGTAATTGTGCTGCAGGAACTCTTCGACAGCTGGATGCCCGTATTACAAAAGAACGCAAATTGTCACTCTTTGTGTTTAACCTGCAAACAGCAACGGATAATCCGTTTCAAACACATACAGAAGCATATGATTACATGAAATCGGAGGGAATCAAAGTCATTCATGCGTATTCCCTATGTCACACTGCCGAGGAAGTCTGGCAAGCAATTGAGCGAATCGGAGCGTCACGCGATTCTCTTTCCTATGATATTGACGGCGCAGTGGTTAAAATCAATTCCTTTGCACAGAGAGAAGCGCTCGGTGCGACAAGCAAGACACCACGCTGGGCAATTGCGTACAAATATCCGCCTGAGGAAAAGGAAACCGTTCTGCGGCAGATAGAGCTCTCTGTCGGTCGTACGGGGCGTATTACGCCGACGGCTGTCTTTGATCCTGTACGGCTTTGCGGTACACAGGTAGAGCGCGCAACACTTCATAACCAGGACTTCATTGATGGATTGGATATTCGTATTGGTGATACGATTCTAGTCTATAAATCAGGAGAGATTATTCCTAAGGTGAAGTCAGTCATCAAAGAAAAGCGGCCGGAAACAAGTGTGCCATATCAGATTGATATGATTTGTCCTGTCTGCGGTTCTGAAGCTGTGCGTGAGGAGAATACAGCCGATATACGCTGTCAAAACCCGGATTGTCCTGCGCAACTGGAGAATCACATTTTAAACTTCGTCGGCCGCACCGCGATGGATATCAAAGGATTTGGTGAAAAATATATTCGAGCTCTTATCGAGGCCGGATATTTGCACAGAATCAGTGATGTGTTTCGACTGGAGGAGCACCGTGAAGAGTTGATAGAAGCCGGTATTATCGGCAAAGAGAAGAATACGGACAAGATCTTAGAAGCTATTCGAGCAGCAAAGAGCAACCCGCCGGACCGTCTCTTGACAGGGCTTGGAATTATGGGTATTGGTCGCGCTTCAGCATTAGAATTGATGCGTGTTTTCGGTGGAATTGAAGAGCTTTGTCAGGCAGATGAAGATGCTATTCTTGCTGTTCGTGATATGGGAGAAATCAGTGCACGTACACTGATCCGCTATTTCCACTCACCTGACACAAAAGAACTCTTACAAGAACTCAAGGAACTTGGTGTTCGAATGAAAGTGGGAGTACAGGAGATTGCGGCGAAAACACCAATTACCGGGAAAAGTATTGCCATTACAGGGACACTGCAGACAATGTCACGCAAGCAGGCGGCTTCATTGATTGAGTCGGCTGGCGGTCGTATTGTCAGCTCTGTGTCAAAGAAGACAGACTATCTCCTCGCCGGTGAAAATGCGGGCGGTAAGCTCACGAAAGCGATGGAAAACCAGGTGGCTGTTCTTGATGAATCGGCGTTTCTTGCCCTCTTGGATAAAGTGTAGGAGTGTTGGACGATGCGTTCGGAAGTATACTATGCACTTCTTGTCTTTGTCGGCGGATGCAGCTATGGCGTGACTTCGACGATTGTCAAGACAGCCTACCGGTACGGTTATACAGTAAACGAGGTAGTCGGCGGACAAGTTGTCCTCGGGGTACTTGTTTTGTGGATGCTGACATTTTTATTTTGCTGGAAAAGACTTCCTCTTTTAACCATAGGTAAGCTGCTTATCGCAGGAGTGCCTATTGGATTGACTACGATCTTTTACTATTCCTCACTGGAGCGAGTGGCGGCGTCTCTGGGACTTGTTTTACTCTTTCAGTTCGTTTGGATCGGTGTTCTTTTGGAGCGAATTGTGCAGGGAAAAACGATTTCAAGGCAGAAAGCAGCGGCTATTTTGTTTTTGCTTACAGGCTCTGCCTTAGCTTCCGGATTGACACCGGATATGCTTGTCAGTAACTGGCTCGGATATGCGCTGGGGCTTGCGTCAGCCGTGACCTATGCGACGGTTCTACTGGTCAGCGGCACGGTTGCCACGGATGTTCCCTCCGTTTTAAAGACTGCTTGGATGTCCATAGGGGCATGTATCGTCATTCTTCTTTTTTTACCGCCCACGTTTTTACTGGATCCAACGACGGCTTGGAACTTCCTGCCCTTTATGGTATTTTTGGCTTGCTTTGGACTAGTATTGCCACCATTTCTTTTCTCTATCGGCGTTCCAAAGATAGGGGCAGGGCTTAGCAGTATTTTAACATCTTCAGAACTTCCTGTCGGCATCATGCTCTCCTATCTTATCTTGGAAGAGCAATTTTTACGAATACAATGGATAGGGGTACTGTGTATTCTCACAGGTATTGTCATAGGCAATCTTCGACGAGATTGACAAAAGGAGAGTTTCGCATTTTATCCTATGTTTGCCATGTTTGTCATACTATATAGGAAGTATAGGCAAAAAGGTTTAAGTATGCTATAATATACTGTCTGTATATGTATGGGATGGGGAGAGATATCTTTGAAGCTACTGAAGGATTTCGAGCCTTTTAGCTCCATTTGGAAGCAGCTGAAAAACACGTTGAAGGGCAATGCTCTTCAGGATGGAATCAATGATTTTTTTGCGAATCCATCGTTAGAAACACTTCATTTAAGAGATAAATGGCAGTGGTGGGTGGGAATCTTATTGCTGCTTCTGCTGCTGTGTTCCCTGCCTTTTGTCGTTTTGTCTATGGCCGGAACAACCACTCGCGTAAACGCAGGAACTCCTATTTACTTTGAGGTCCATCCGGGGATGACTGCCAATGAAATTGCAGCTTCACTGGAGGATAAAGGGATTATTGAGAGTCGATTTAAATTTTGGTGGGTGGTAAAGCTCAATGACGCGAGTGAACAGTTTAAGGTGGGAACCTATGCGTTTTCTGCCGGAATGGAACCTAAAGAAGTTATTCGCGAACTGATGCAGGGAGAAACGGTGACCATTCAATTTGTTATCCCTGAGGGATTTACGGTAGATGATATTGCCAAAAGATTGGATGCACAAGGGATTGTAAAGCAGGAAGATTTCCTCAGAGAAGCGAAATCATATCGTCCCTTTGACTATGTTGACCCGCCGAGTAATGTGCGTTATGATGCGGAGGGTTTTCTCTTTCCTGATACCTATATCATCGGTGGCGATACGGGAGTCAAGGAAATTTTGGACATTATGTCAAAGGATTTTGACCAGCGCCTGACCTTGGAGATGCGCCATCGTGCAAAAGAAAAGAATCTATCGATTTATGAGCTCATCACACTTGCTTCTCTTGTTGAAAAGGAAGCACGTTATGATGAGGATCGTCCGATTATTGCACAGGTTTTCTTAAAACGCTTAGAAATCGGCATGCCGCTGCAGTCTGATGCGACTCTCCAATATCTGATGGATGCTCCGAAAGAAGATGTCTTGATTTCGGATACAAAGATCGACTCTCCATATAATACTTACCAAAATGCGGGACTTCCGCCGGGACCTGTTGCAAATCCGGGACTGGACTCTATTGAAGCTGTTTTGGAGCCTTCGGATACGGAGTATTTGTACTTCGTCGCAGATCGCGATGGTCATAATTATTATTCCTACACATATAGCGAGCATCTGGCGACAGTCGATCAGGTGCGCTAAGAAAAGCGAGCGAAAAATGGCAAAAAAGCCGGAATTGCTTGCACCGGCAGGCAACCTTGAAAAACTGAAGACAGCGATATATTATGGTGCCGATGCCGTATACCTCGGCGGAAAGACTTTTGGTCTGCGTGCCTTTAGCGGTAATTTTACACACGCGGCGATGGAGGAAGGTGTGCGTTTCGCGCACGAACGCGGAAAGAAGGTTTATGTAACACTGAACATTTTTCCGCATGAGCAAGATGTAAAAACATTTCCCGCCTACTTGGATTTTTTGCGCAGCATTGGTGTGGATGCCGTACTTGTATCCGATCTCGGTCTATTCATGCAGATCAGGAAAGATGCATCGGATATGGAAGTGCACGTCAGTACACAGGCCAACAATGTCAACAGTCTTACCGTAAATGCTTGGCAGGAGCTGGGGGCAAGCCGCATTGTGCTTGCCAGAGAGCTGTCGAGGGCAGAGATACAGAGTATTCGTGCGGCTACAAGTGCAGAGCTCGAAATGTTTGTACACGGTGCCATGTGCATCTCCTATTCAGGACGATGTCTTTTGAGCAGCTACTTCACCGGCCGCGATGCCAATCGCGGGGCTTGTGCGCAAGTCTGCCGCTGGAAGTTTTCTCTTGTAGAAGAAAATCGTCCCAATGAATATTTTCCCGTTGCAGAGGATGAACGCGGAACATATATCATGAATTCCAAGGATCTGTGTCTCTTGCCATATGTTGGAGAGCTCTCTCAAATGGGGATAGACAGCTTAAAGATCGAGGGTCGCATGAAGAGTGTACACTATGTGGCAACCGCGGTTAAGGTCTATCGTGAAGCGATCGATGCATGCGCGCAAAATGGAGGTTCTTTTATTGTCCGTCCGGCTTGGATAGAAGAACTTCAAAAGGCATCACATCGCATTTACACAACAGGTTTTTATGAAAAGAAACCCGATGGGAACGATCAAATTTACGGTACGTCATCCTACGAACAGACAACCGATTTTGTAGGTGTCGTATTGGGATACGACGAAGCAGCCGGTTATGTCCATGTCGAACAGCGCAATCTCATGGAGCTTGGAGATGAGCTGGAAGTTCTCCAGCCGCATGGAGATGTATATCGTGTGGTGATTTGGAATATGACAGATATGGATGGAGCGGCTATAGAGCGGGCTCCTCACGCACAGCAGCATATTCGTATTTGCTTTGGTCGTCCGATAGAAAAGTATGCGCTGTTAAGGCGTTATCGAAAGGAGTCTTACCAATGACTGAGCATGAAGTAGTGCGTCGTTTTGCAAGAGCGGAAGGCCGCGTGCAGGGAGTCGGATTTCGTTTTTTTGTACAGCAGACAGCTATGGAACTGGAATTAACGGGCTGGGTTCGTAATGAAAGTGACGGTTCTGTAACCATGGAAGTACAGGGGGATATGTCTGTGATCGATACGATGATGCAGAAACTCAAAGCCGGAAACGGTTTTTGCAAGGTATCAAATCTCATCTTGGAAGGACGCGATGTTCGAGCAGATGAACACAGCTTTGACATACGTTACTGAGGAAAGGAAGATATAATGGCTAAGATATTGGTGCTGCACGGTCCGAACCTCAACCTGTTAGGAAAGAGAGAGCCTGAAGTTTATGGATATTTGACGTTGGCTGATATTAATCAGAAGCTGCAAGAGCGCGCTCGTCAAGTTGGTTTAGAGCTTGACGCAAAACAGTCGAATGAGGAAGGCACACTCGTTACTTCGATTCAGCAGGCGGAAGAGGCTTATTCTTTTATCATTCTAAATGCTGCAGCTTATACGCATTACAGCATTGCAATACGTGATGCTATTGCTGCGGTCTCGGTGCCTGTAATCGAAGTACATTTATCCAATGTGCATGCTCGTGAGGAGTTTCGTCATCAGTCGGTGATTTCTCCTGTGGTAATGGGGCAGGTTGCCGGCTTTGGTCTGGATAGCTATATGGGCGCTCTTGAAATTGCCATTCGAAAGCTGCAGGCGGAGAATAAAATATGAGCGTACAGGATCGCATCCAGCGGCTGCAGGATCAGCTTCGAGAAGAAGGAGCAAAGGCAGCGCTCTTAAACAAGGTGGAAAACATCCGATATTTCAGCGGCTTTACAGGAGATGATTCGCTTCTCCTAGTCACTCTTGATAAGTGTTTTCTTTTGACGGATTCTCGCTACACAGAACAGGCGGCGGCAGAGACATCGGCCGAAATTGTTGAGCAAAAAAACGGACTTTACCCAAAAGCCATTGA
This portion of the Selenomonas sp. TAMA-11512 genome encodes:
- the pcrA gene encoding DNA helicase PcrA, which produces MDIFQGLNKEQQDAVMHMNGPLLIMAGAGSGKTKVLTCRIANLLAHGVPPWAILAITFTNKAAAEMRERVDNMIGSPAKDVWLSTFHSFCARFLRREIERLGIYKSNFVIYDTADSKTVIKNCLKEVNLDEKQYPPNSIQAAISNAKNLLQSPKEMARIAGSFHESKVAELYALYNKKLSANNALDFDDLLLVSVMLLEQDQEVRERYQHRFQYILVDEYQDTNGAQYQLTRLLTSKHQNLCVVGDADQSIYGWRGADSSNILNFEKDFPNARTIKLEQNYRSTKMILSAANALIENNHDRKPKNLWTENPEGERLTYYEAMDERDEARFITDTIVTEKNTKHRKYGDIAVLYRTNAQSRVLEEAMMTAGIPYTMVGGLKFYDRMEIKDILAYLRVIFNPADAVSLLRIINVPKRGIGNTTIAKIAAHAAENGLSLFDVISSPDTLAEIKVSTRARNQLDTFTSLLFRFIGQAGTSSVSALVSGILEESGYTADLEQQDTPEAETRLENLQEFVGVAKEFEKSEENPTLEDFLGQVALVSDIDTADLEEERVTLMTLHAAKGLEFPVVFMAGLEEGIFPHARTLLAPSEIEEERRTCYVGITRAEEKLYISRARYRMLYGKGNAYPPSRFLGEIPSTYMEQAQSIDFFENTALRQKQSTHSLHGFESRASLQSMPQIQYTVQTENQSRQIFSPQSALAALQEIQLKKTAANSGSSISDGRMISLSGGAATLSSAKGGAPRAAFAAIKPDTAGEVNWNVGDKARHGKWGIGTVVEVRGNGEEAELRIAFPNMGIKALMKKYAPIQKV
- the ligA gene encoding NAD-dependent DNA ligase LigA produces the protein MDIKEIKKELQVLRRTIKHHNTLYYEKDAPEIDDYEYDRLMLRLKAIEEEYPELIVPTSPTQLVGGKARREAGVLVKHDVPMLSLQDVFSKKEVISFVEEILKDFPETEFVVEEKIDGLSLALRYENGHLSLAVTRGDGITQGEDVTANALVIEDVVQELKHAPEYIELRGEVYMTRDAFQTVNDRQDRLGLKLFANPRNCAAGTLRQLDARITKERKLSLFVFNLQTATDNPFQTHTEAYDYMKSEGIKVIHAYSLCHTAEEVWQAIERIGASRDSLSYDIDGAVVKINSFAQREALGATSKTPRWAIAYKYPPEEKETVLRQIELSVGRTGRITPTAVFDPVRLCGTQVERATLHNQDFIDGLDIRIGDTILVYKSGEIIPKVKSVIKEKRPETSVPYQIDMICPVCGSEAVREENTADIRCQNPDCPAQLENHILNFVGRTAMDIKGFGEKYIRALIEAGYLHRISDVFRLEEHREELIEAGIIGKEKNTDKILEAIRAAKSNPPDRLLTGLGIMGIGRASALELMRVFGGIEELCQADEDAILAVRDMGEISARTLIRYFHSPDTKELLQELKELGVRMKVGVQEIAAKTPITGKSIAITGTLQTMSRKQAASLIESAGGRIVSSVSKKTDYLLAGENAGGKLTKAMENQVAVLDESAFLALLDKV
- a CDS encoding DMT family transporter → MRSEVYYALLVFVGGCSYGVTSTIVKTAYRYGYTVNEVVGGQVVLGVLVLWMLTFLFCWKRLPLLTIGKLLIAGVPIGLTTIFYYSSLERVAASLGLVLLFQFVWIGVLLERIVQGKTISRQKAAAILFLLTGSALASGLTPDMLVSNWLGYALGLASAVTYATVLLVSGTVATDVPSVLKTAWMSIGACIVILLFLPPTFLLDPTTAWNFLPFMVFLACFGLVLPPFLFSIGVPKIGAGLSSILTSSELPVGIMLSYLILEEQFLRIQWIGVLCILTGIVIGNLRRD
- the mltG gene encoding endolytic transglycosylase MltG yields the protein MKLLKDFEPFSSIWKQLKNTLKGNALQDGINDFFANPSLETLHLRDKWQWWVGILLLLLLLCSLPFVVLSMAGTTTRVNAGTPIYFEVHPGMTANEIAASLEDKGIIESRFKFWWVVKLNDASEQFKVGTYAFSAGMEPKEVIRELMQGETVTIQFVIPEGFTVDDIAKRLDAQGIVKQEDFLREAKSYRPFDYVDPPSNVRYDAEGFLFPDTYIIGGDTGVKEILDIMSKDFDQRLTLEMRHRAKEKNLSIYELITLASLVEKEARYDEDRPIIAQVFLKRLEIGMPLQSDATLQYLMDAPKEDVLISDTKIDSPYNTYQNAGLPPGPVANPGLDSIEAVLEPSDTEYLYFVADRDGHNYYSYTYSEHLATVDQVR